The genomic window TCGTGCGCCGGCAGCGACTGCAGGCACCGGAGCGACGGCAGCGCCCACACCTTGAGCGTCTTGTCCCAGGAGACGGAGAAGAGGAGGCGCCCGTCCGCGGACGCCGCGACGCCCGACACGGCGTCGGCGTGCTCGATCCAGAGCCGGCGGTGGTGGCGCCGCACGGTCACGTGGTTGGACGGCACGGGGAACCGGCGGAGGCGATCGGACACCGTGGGGAGCGCcgcggcgaggcggagcctgcccggCGAGCGCGAGGACACCCGCCACAGGCGCAGCCGCCCGTCCTGGTGGCCCGTCACGGCTGCGGAGGCCGCCGCGCAGCCGCCGTGGAGGTGCGCCACGCACTTGACCGAGCCTGCGTCCGCGGCGGCGTCCGCGGCGTCGGAGGTGGACGTCGCCTCCAGCGTCGACAGGTCGTGGAGCGCCATGcacgccggccgcgccacgacgACGAGGCCGCCGTGGAGGGagtccctcgccgccgccgccgcgacgacGGCAGCGGACGACGACGCGGACAGAGGGAGGAGCGTGGTGACGTGGGCGAAGGACGCGGCGAGGCTGGCGCTCGTCGCTGAAGAGAGCGAAGGGAGCGAAGGGAGGGACGTCGAGGATGACGACGCCTCCGAcacggccgccgccgcagcggaggACGTGGAGACGGTCGACGAGGTGGACGACGACACCGCGGTGCCCAGCTTGCTGCTGTTACCGCTGCTGTTGCCGTTCCCGTCTCCgtcgccggtgccggtgccggtggccATGCAGAGGCGCGGAAGAAGCTGCATTTGGAGCGTGACGGGTTACCACTTTGTGGGCTAGTAGTATACTATACTCTGGCCGCGGCTGGCACAGCTCGAGACCTCGAGTAGAATGAGTGAATGACGGGTCAGCCGCGGCCGCTCGACGGCAACGCGAGTCTATTTGTACAAGGCGCGGGTGCCGCGGGACCGGGCATCCGACGGCCCGGGCCGCGGCAGCACGTGTGTGCGGAAACCTTGGACGGTCCAGATCGACCTGATGTGACCCGTCGGCACGCGGTCGGGACAAGGTGTCGGAGGCTGGAGGCGGGGTGTCCGGAGCGGGTGACGGCGACGGTGATGTGAGTCGCTTCCTGCAGGTCCCGATCAAGCTGACCCAGGTGTTGGTGCACTGTCGGCTCGAGGAAGAGTATTGCAGTATCAGTTTTTACAGTCAGTCGGTTTGAATCTTGCAACGATTTACTGCGTTGTGACAGCAAAGATCACTGTGAAATTGTTGGCTTTGCAACTTTTGCCGTGGCCAGAAACAGTAACTGATTTCAGATTTCAAATGTCAATCAACAATCATGTTCCCAGTCAGCGGTTTAATTTCCGTCCCGTGTCTCCCGCTTAAGACGGTGAAAAGTCTCTAAATCCTCGGTACTTGAAATGTGTACTCCGTCCATGTCTACCTAGCTAGCAAAGCTAGTCGCAATTGTAACGCATGGGCCAGACATTTCTGCTTTGTGTTTCCTTCTTTTTTCGGCAGCACCTATCTTGGCTTTTTTGGGAGTAGAGTATTTCTGAATTTTGATCCGCATGCAAGCACAGCTCAATGGGATTTGGTCAGCAGCTATATACTATGCAACGCCAGTTCAGTCATGTGTTTATGGATGATGGAACAAGCACTAAGCTAATGTTCACCCACTTTGCAAGGTATTATAGCCGCAAGTAGTATGTAGCAGTAGTAAAATATTTGCCGTGAAAGTGCAAAACTAAATAATAACTAGTGTtccataaataaataaaaagcacCGTTATGATCCAGCATATGTTCAGATAAAAGCTAGCAACAGATTTGGAGAATAAAATCTCGCAAAGCGACGCCCCCAAAAATGGTGGAGGTTAGAGACAAATTTTCTCGGAAAAAGAATAGTATTTAGTACAAACTCTTTGCGCTTACGATCCGAACAGAGACAAGATTGCAGCGTAGTGTTGCGTCCTGCTGCAAAAACTAGCTAGTGTCCTGAAACGAGAGTAAAACAAGCATTACGACACCCCCATTCAGCTGTTCCACAAAGAGCTATAGGACGCGTGCCACCAATAACACAGTACTTACACGTTCCAAAAACGGCTTTCTTTGAATGATCCAATCCCAGCACGTTCTGCCCAAAAGCGTTGGATTAGGGAAAGATTAGCCTCCAACAACATGGAGAAAAAGCGAAGAAGACAGCGACAAATCTCAGATAAAATATGGTGAGTGAGTGAATAGGATGTAGCTAGCTCTCTCCCAGCACGTCTCAGAAAAGGCAGATGTGAGGATCATGGCCCAATCTCTGCGTGTTCCCCAACTACTATACGATAAGAGCACGTCTCAGAAAACCTGTTAAATTTGCTCTAGGCAAGCAAATTTAACAGGTTTTTATTTGGGCAGGCCTGAGTGCTAGCTGCTTTGCGCCCTGTTGCTCTTGGTCCCCCGCCAGCTCTGTAGCCGCCCTAGAATACAGTTACTTGTTAGGTTTAGTGTTAGCCTATGCATTCAGCTTGGATCTCAAAATGTTCGGTGTTTGCAAATAAATTAGTCAACTTGTCAAGCAAGCCGGCCGGCCTGGAATGGCGCTGCGAGGCTGCAAGGAATATCATGGCGCTAGCCATGTCGTTTGAGTGGAGAAGCGGCAAAGAATGTGTGTTATCTATGTATATCCCCCTGGCCTATACTTCCTATGTCACACGCTactttctttttcattttttttaaatgaacTTGCTTTTCAAAGCCCAATGTATTGCCGATTTGCCAGTTCAAAGATTAGGCTTCTCCAATTTGGCATCCTGACAACTGGATTTCGCCAATTAGCGCCGCCACCCGTCGGGAGAATGGAGCGTCGCCGGCAGGCGGCAGCACGTCCGCAGCCTGGGCGCCGGGGCCTGCGGATCCACAACCTGCCCGCCGCTCGTCCACAGGCCATCGAGCAAGGACGACGCTGGGAGGGCAAAACGAAAGAACCCATAGTTTTTGAGTTCCACTAGATTTCCAGtgaataatatttatatttatggctCTAGatcaatttattataaaaatatatttcataattaatttaatagTATTTATTTAATATCGTAAATATTAACAATCTTTTATTTATAATTGGTTAAACTAAGATATTAAAAGTGACACGGTaatagaattgtattttttttaactAAATTAGTCGGTCAATCAATCAATTCTGGCAAGGCTCAAGCAGGGCGAGCTACTAGCTTGTTATTCGTGTGGATTCAAATTGAATTTTTTTTACAATGAAaaaagaattatattagataatagctgGGTACATCAATACGTTACAAGCACTCTAGATTACACAAATATCCAGAAACTGATTTTCTTCTAAATTGTATCCACACTGTGAATAGCTCCAGATCTCAAAACTAAACATGTACGACGCTCTGCAGTATGGATGACCGCACaagcaaacactcggcaaaaggcgtGAGAATAAATGTCCAACGAACGACGATCAGCATTCATGTAGGCGGAGTTGAGAATCTTCTTCTTTCTGgggtcttccttcttctttttctgcCACCAAAGAATGAGGAAGACTGATTTGAAACTTATTCTCCATAGTCCTTCATCGTGGACAGATCTAACCACAATAAAACGAAGAAGAGACtggagaaaattattccatggtggcgACACCACTCCCTCCGGCCTCCGGCGATATaccggaggggagggagggggaccagcggggggggggggggggggggggggggggggggggggggggggggggggggggggctcttcGAGTCGCGAGATGCGAGACGCGGAGAGAAAGACCGATAGAATCTTGTGTGTGTATTCAAATTGAAATGTTGTTGAGATACGACAAAGCGTTTATGCTTAAATTCGAAAATCGATATGGTGGGGGCGTAGGCAACTTGCTTAAATGCAAATGCGATGTGTATATGTAGTGGAGAGTCGGCTAAGATTATAGCGTTTATTGTGTCTAAAGTCACAAGCACTACAAACCATCCGATGCTCTGTTAATTTAAGACAGGTACGAACACTGTAATCACAGATTCTAATTTCAACAAGTCACTTATGCTGCGCCTATATTTTAGaattaaccaaaataaaactttaTTCTTATGTTGACATAATCATTTCCAAATCTAGTTGAAGGCATGGTGTACCGTTAAATGCCCAATAAAATATTTATATGCCTTTGCCCAAGAATAACGatgcaaaccaagagaagtctttCAATTTGATCAAAAACTTGTACCGAAAGAGGTAAGCGGAACAAGTTATGTAAAGGtgtactctctccgttccaaattataatttatttgacttttttttacCCCAAGTTTAACCGCTCGTCTTATTTAAAAAATTtatgcaaacatagtcaaatttaagtcattcttgaagaacttttgttaataaagcaagctaCAGCAAAAGAAGTGACATTTAGcgcaaatttttgaataagacgagtggtcaaacatgggataaaaaaagtcaaacaaactataatttagaacggatttaGTAGTATTCTTTGCTCCTTGAGAAAAACCAATCTCTTATTCTCGGCAAAGGAATAGAGCTCATGGTATCCTTGCTGCTTAGGTACCTTCCCTCCCCCATAAATCTTCCCCAAACAGACATCTGTATTTCCTTCTTGTAAACCACCGTTGCAAAACCTTGATAAGAAATCTACTACACACAAGAGGTTCAGAGCAAATGTTTGTTAGCAAACACGGATTAGCAACTTACCATTCTGATACTGATCGGTCGCGCGCGTTCAGCAATGCACGCAGGCGCATCAGTTGAAGATGCACTGGCGTGCGTACGTGTACGTGGAGCAGGTCGCAGCGGCGTGGAGCAAGTGGCCACTCTTGTATGCTAACATCGGTTTCGAGCGACATCTGCAGATACACCATGTATATTGCCTCGGTCAGCAATAAAACCGTCGTAACGACGGCGACGTGCTCGATCGATCGGCGTTGAAATATGTATACACTCCTGGTATGTAGCACGGCCTGATCGTTATACAAGTGGTGTTTCTGACTGAAAGGGGTTTGAGCATTATGAATCGCGCGAGCGTGACGTAAGCCGCCAGCCTTGATGCATGTTGGGTCTGCTGAGCCAGGGAAGCACAAGCACGCCGCAGTGACGCAGAGACCTGGAAAGCCCGGAGGCCGGAGGGGCGCTTTCTTTCTCTCGAAAGCTTTGTTGCTCGCGCTCTAGTCTGTCTTGGGTACCAGCGCGAAAGCACCGTGGTCCTCCACATCGATCTCTCACAGCAAGCTCTGCTGTACCGTGGTCCAGCAAAAGGGCGATCGGTATTGTCGAGTGGTAGGGCAAGTCGAGGGCGTTGCTCTGCTGTACCGAGAACCCTTCGTCTTCGATGCAGGTTTTGGTGTACGCGGGGAACAATTGCCCAAATAATTGCACCAAGTTTGTGTACAAATACGTACATAATAGGAATCAttgaaagagaaaaaaaaggtcAGAAAATGTGGCCTCCTCGTACGGTCCCTAGCTCCTGATGGCTGTCGATATCATCGTGTTGGGTCCGGCCGGTCCGTCACTGTAGATCAGAGGGATATATGCTGTCCAGGTGGCGAACGCAGCATGCAGGCAGTACTAGGTCAAGGACTGCATagtcagcatgttcgtttggctgtggcttgtcgtaaatgatcgtaaattttcagccggaacagtatttttctctcacacaaatcagccagcagtacttcttcacaaaccagcaacgatacgaaccagccaaccgaacaggctataGCGAGGAACCTAAAAACCCTGTGCATGCAGCCCGCCCCGCCGCACCTGCCCGTGCTCATCGATCAGGATCAGGTAGCACCGCCACCTACTAGCAGTAGGAGGCCGGCCCCGCCCAACGCAGCAGAGAGCACctggcctcgcctcgcctcgctggGCGACATACTCCTACGCCCGAATTGGACCCGAGGAACGCGTCGCTTTCTCCCGTCGTATGCCGTGTTTGCTGCATCGATCGTGTCGTGCCTGCTGCGCCCTGCCCCTGCGGTTGGCTGTACTGTAAAGCGCCCCGGTGCGGATCATGATTGGAGGGTGCGTTTGGTTGTCTGGAATTGAGAGATCCATCGCATCGGGCGGGCGGGCCCGAACACGTGAGAGCATCGATCGCTGCTTCGGACGCGCGTATATACTTCTAGGTTTCCGTCGACCGTCCACCGGCTCCGGCGGGAGGTCGGTCACTCGGCCAGTGAGGTGTCGTCTGGCCATCCGTCCGTCCCGGCTACGGAGTACGTACGTCACATGCTCCCAGCAGCAAGTTAGAACGGACGAGGCGAAAGCGAGGGACGGGGATGCCCGGATGGCAGGGCCTCCAGCTCCACGATCGACGCTGGTGTCTGTCTGGTCGCAGAAGCTGCCGCAGCCGTAAAAAGGAGCAGGTAAAACGGACCATGCAGCGGAAAGTGACGGCCGGCCGGGCACGCCCCCACCCGTCGCTCATATGCTCTGGTGACGACGCCCTACTACGCGCCCATGTAGATGTAGGAGTACACCGCTTTCATACACGTCGTTTGCATCGCACGGTGGCCCTTTTTGGATACTCTAGCACAActagaggttagagttagtttctagctcaggactagccctgaactaactctagcctaagagatgtttgAATACAAGggttaaaataaaaataaatgtgctttccaaatcattggtgcgggtgaaagtagagagaaaacagtggaccccacctcaaataggcccaactagcccaaataatcacctctttggAGGGATAGTTTTTTTAGGGtgggctagttgcaaataacccactctagccctcctgtttagctactttagggctagttgagctccaactaacccaaactagctctaacccatggatccaaacagggccggTGTTTGACTGGCCTATAGCGGAAAGCCGTGCCACGCACGCGGCTGATCGCAACGTTAGGCGGCCTGACGGCAAGTGGCACTAACATCGGTGTCACGCCGCATCTGTGACTGTGAGACGCGCGCGCGCGCTCCGTAGGCGCGGACTAAATCAGAACACCGGCCGCGCACGGCGTACATCCATCGTCGGCTGGCCGGCCGGTCGGTTGGCTCTAGCCTGATTCATAGCCAACGCCAGCAATAGCGACGTGCGTGGTCGACGGCGAGAGACATGTAGGAGCTGTTTGGTTGGCGCAACAGTCACGTAAACGTAAATAAAATTAGTTCAATTGTGTTTCCCGCTGGTAACGACTGCAGGTTTAAATCATTTGCGTTTGCGATACAGAAGACGGAACCAAACAGCTCGGTATATACACGTTGACGCTGGGGCGATGGCAGCGCCAGAGAAGCACGCAGTGCTTTGCTTCATCTCAAAGCTTCCTTGCTTGCACTCATCTTCATCAGTGATGTATACACATAGCAGACACCGATGCACAAAAACCAAAGTAAAGCAGAACAACAGGTCCAATCGAAGGTGACATTCCTCGAATGTGTGCGCGAGAAGGCGACCTATGCACGCGCCACGCATATTTTCAAATACTAACTGCAGCTGCTAGCTAGTACCACGAGAATCATGCATAAAAAAACATATATAAAGCGAGTCTCAAACTCAAAATGCGGTCGATCGGTTTTGATTTTCTCGTACTACAATCCAATGGACGTCGACATCATCGCGTTCGGTGTGATTTTGTTGCCTTCGCCGGCGGCGACCATCATATCACAGATGCTTTCGGTGCGTCCAGCGTCCAGGTGGCGGCCTCGCAGGCGGTAGGTcaagggccgcatcatcaagcAGGGACCCGAAGGAAACCTGTAGTACGATGAACCAACCAACAAGAAGAAAGTAGGGAAAGGCTCAATTGCTGGCCGGTGGTGGTGCTAGCTTCGATTGATCGACCGAGTGGGGCTGCACTGCCGGGAGGACGGCGACCGGGCCAGGCCCATCACGCACATGCAGAcatgcttgctttgctttgtgCTCAGGTAGGCCACAGCGGCACAGCAGACAACATACACCTGCCCCGACCTCGCTCGTAGGACGATGCCCGGCCCGAAATGGCCCCGAGAGACCGTACACGCTGCGTCGCTTTTCTCGCGCCATATGCCGTGCTCGTGCGTGCGTCCCTGCCTGGCCGCTGATCTTTTACAAGGAATCGATCGGTTGGTGTCAATGGCGAGAACGATGAGATCGATCGGGAGGAGCGTTTGGCACTGCTGGTCTCGCTGGCTGTCGTCTCCCAAAAGACGACGATGGACCCTGAAACGCATGGGAAAAGCTAGCGGCGTGGTTCTCAACTGCTCGACGCAGTCGTTCTCAATTGCCCGTGCTTTCTTCGTCCCCTACCATATCTAGGGCGAGTTCAAGGTGGTGGTTGCCTTTCATGTCTGTGTGGCTGCTGAGTTTCCAAAGAGAAATTGACGCCGGCAGCGACGGCGAGCGAGAAGGCGCCTCCATCCATCGTCAGCGTGGCATGCCATTGCCAGTCGCCCATACCGTAGCAGCTGTGATGACCTGCTGCTTGTCACCGTACCGCACGGCATGCATGAGGCGCGACGCGACGTGGCGAGCGACGATAGACGATGAATCACCAGACGATCGAGGACGAGCGTACTAGACGTGATGATGGACTGATGGTATGCAATGCAAAGCAAGAAGAGGTCGATGTCTCCAGAGTGAGCAGAATGAGGTGCCGCGCGCACGGGGGCATCTTCTTTGCTGCGTTGCGCCCGTCGTTTTCCCCGCAATTGCGAGGCCATGGCAGCGCCTTTTCCGCGCGCAGCACAAAAGCGGGCCGGGACGAGCGGCCCGGAGACGCTGGTCGGTGCAAAGCAAGACGATGGGCCTCCACCGCCGTCCAATATTGGCCCTACGCATACCCATGCGCCCCCGAGTCCTGAGTGACCATGGGCCCCCTTGTGCACATGACAGCATGGCACtgtgaatcttttttttttgagcaatgtATGGCACTGTGAATCTGTGATGGACGTCGCGTCCCGGAAGCTGAAGCCCTGGTCAATGCCTGTTTTTATTGGCCGTATATCAGTTAGCTACGTAGAGTATGAGTATGTGTGTCCTGCAGTCTCTGTCTCTCCCTCCATTTCACATTGTCATAGGATGGTTGTCTATGTAAAAACTTTCGTGAACATTATATACCAAattacttttattttttttaatgttCAGGTAAGCCACCAATTTCGCCCTTTTACACCTACGGAGTAAGTTCCTTCAGCAGTGTTAATATCATCATGATGACCTTCATGTGTTAAAACTTAGCttcattttattttctaaaatttGTCAAGCAAGCATACCCAATAAGCACGTTGCAATAATCCAAATTTATTCCAGCACTAACCCAGACAAACAACTGACCTGCCACGTACACCCACACGTAACGAGCGCGCAACCTCTACGGACGACGCGGCGAAGCGCGACGTTCATGcacaactggattcaggttctttaccgagtgcctgaggcactcggcaaagcctttgccgagtgcggcactcggcaaagaacacacgataAAAAATTGaccggcaaagccttctttgccgagtgtcttttatcggacactcggcaaaggctttgccgagtgccccggggacactcggcaaagaaaagcgaccgtcacggcgccagccccgttgacggtggctttgccgagtgccaaccctgcaggcactcggcaaagatttttttatttttattttaaaaatttctt from Miscanthus floridulus cultivar M001 chromosome 11, ASM1932011v1, whole genome shotgun sequence includes these protein-coding regions:
- the LOC136494339 gene encoding protein JINGUBANG-like; the encoded protein is MQLLPRLCMATGTGTGDGDGNGNSSGNSSKLGTAVSSSTSSTVSTSSAAAAAVSEASSSSTSLPSLPSLSSATSASLAASFAHVTTLLPLSASSSAAVVAAAAARDSLHGGLVVVARPACMALHDLSTLEATSTSDAADAAADAGSVKCVAHLHGGCAAASAAVTGHQDGRLRLWRVSSRSPGRLRLAAALPTVSDRLRRFPVPSNHVTVRRHHRRLWIEHADAVSGVAASADGRLLFSVSWDKTLKVWALPSLRCLQSLPAHDDAVNAVAVAPDGTVYTASADKRVRVWAPGRPDNKPPPSSRRARGKKHHVYHLVATLSRHTAAVNALAVGCAGQALYSGGNDRCVLVWEREDSASHMVAVGALRGHRRAVLSVACAPAGLVVSGSADQTVRAWRRAADGRDYACVAVIDGHDTAVRSVAAAPLPSIQKRSRAGGDDADGGEEEWRVCSASFDGEVRVWSLRVSGL